Part of the Bacillus sp. N1-1 genome, TACCGCATCATCCAAGAAGCGTTAACAAACGTTCGTAAATATGCTGGTGTCAAGCAGGCTTCTGTCACGATTCGTGAGTTAAACGAAGTGGTTCGAGTGATGGTAGAAGACAAAGGGAAGGGATTTGTACAAGATCGCCATGCTTGCGGTGTTGGGTTGTTCAGTATGGAAGAAAGATCAAAGTCAGTAGGTGGCGAGTTGCATATACATACGGCTCCCGGAAAAGGAACAAAAGTGATTTTAGACATTCCACATTAGAAGGTCAGTTTCCCGAGTAAAACTATAATGCATAATGCTGCAGGATGGGAGGTTTTACATTGGAAAACATGAAAAACATTTTGAAAAGAACTTCACTTTTTCTTGGGTTAGATGATGAAGAAATCGAAGAAATTGAAAAAATCACAAGAAGAAAACGTTTCGGTCAACGAAGTTTTGTGTTTATGGAAGGCGATGAACGCGAGGCCGTGTTTTTCATTGAATCAGGAGTCGTCAAAACACATAAAATTGATGAAGACGGAAATGAACAGGTGTTTTCTTTACTGCAATCAGGGGATATGTTCCCACACGTCGGTTTCTTCGATCAATCCCCGTACCCGGCAAATGCCAGGGTGTTGCAAGACGCGGAACTCCTCATGATTCGAATTGAGGATTTTAATCAACTCATGATTGAAAAACCTCACCTGGCGATTAAAGTGATGAAGATGATGGGGAAAAAGATTCTCCAGTTACAGGAACGAGTCCAATCACTCATTTCACAAGATGTTCGGCATCGTTTCATTCAAGCCATTACCAGATTAGCTTATGAAAATGGGAAGAAGCGTGATGGGGGAGTCGCCATTGATTTTCCGATTACCAACCAGGATCTAGCGAATATGGTCGGCACGTCTCGTGAATCGATCAATCGGTTATTAAATGAATTAAAAAGGGATCAGATATTAAAAAGCGATCGTAATGGCATATTTATTTATGACCTTGCCAAACTGCAGCATTCGGAATGACAAAAAGGCACATCTTGTGCCTTTTTGCGTTAAAAATGAAGTTTCTATTTATGATGAACATTCGCTCGTTCGAGGCGCAGAAAAAGGATATTATTCTCGAGATGGATATGCTGAAATAGATCGGATTCGAGTTCTTCTAATTTAAGGTACATCAAGGTATAAGTTGTGCAGGCACCTTCTGGAAGTGTGTAATCGTCCGTAACAGCTCGAAGTTCTTTTAGTAGATTACCAGCTTCCTCGTGATCTTGCTCCAGGGTGTCAATTGTTTCGAGTACTTTATTCAAGGTATCCTGTGATTGGTCTTCTTCGTACGCCTTAATTTTAGGAAAGACTTTATCTTCCTCTTGAATTAAGTGATCTTCTAATTCAAGTTTAAGTCTACGAAACAAGCTATAGACCTGACTTAATTCTGGGTGTTTCATTCCGTGCACACGGTAGACTTTTGTGACAAAGGCGTTGAGTTCAGTAAGGACGTTATCAAGGTACGCATGGTGTGTAGTAAGGATATGATCGATTAAACTTGAATACCGTTCCAACTCCCAGTTCACTTCTCGTTCATTCAATTCTTTCGTTTGTACATAGAGTGTATTCAATCTAGAGAGGACTTCCACTTCATTAAGGTTTTTCTCCGCAATGGCTTCACGAATAGGACGGTTACCTCCACAACAAAAATCAAGGCGATATTCCTTCAGAATTTGGCTTGCTCTTGGAAATTGTGTGACGATCTCACCGGTTTTGGTAGTCCCATTAAACATCTTTTCCATCGTTATAACCTCCCGAATTGTTACCTATTCTTAAGTACACTCTTAATGTAAACCATTTCTATACGCTAAACTGTGGGATAAATCACATAAGGTAAGGTAAACCCATGACTTTAAAAAATGGAGTAATAAGGGTTGAATACTGGCAGCGTTAAAAGCTATTTTAAAAAGCTACCCTAAAAGAGTAGCTTTTTAAAATTTAGTTATGTACTTGAAGTTTGTTTCCACTAGGGTCAAAAAAGTGAAAGAATTGGTGTCCCTCATCTTCTTGAATCGGTTCTACTTTCACATCTTGTTCAACTAAATAGTCATAGAGTCGATGAATATCTGCTGTTGTCAGACCAACAAAAAATTCTGGCTCACCATTTTTGAAAAAGTGTCCTCTGGAGCTCTCGTCTGCTTCTACTAAAACGAAGAGGGGACCTTCTTCAAGCGATAAAACAGCTAAATCACCTCGATTAAATTT contains:
- a CDS encoding Crp/Fnr family transcriptional regulator yields the protein MKNILKRTSLFLGLDDEEIEEIEKITRRKRFGQRSFVFMEGDEREAVFFIESGVVKTHKIDEDGNEQVFSLLQSGDMFPHVGFFDQSPYPANARVLQDAELLMIRIEDFNQLMIEKPHLAIKVMKMMGKKILQLQERVQSLISQDVRHRFIQAITRLAYENGKKRDGGVAIDFPITNQDLANMVGTSRESINRLLNELKRDQILKSDRNGIFIYDLAKLQHSE
- the ric gene encoding iron-sulfur cluster repair di-iron protein, whose translation is MEKMFNGTTKTGEIVTQFPRASQILKEYRLDFCCGGNRPIREAIAEKNLNEVEVLSRLNTLYVQTKELNEREVNWELERYSSLIDHILTTHHAYLDNVLTELNAFVTKVYRVHGMKHPELSQVYSLFRRLKLELEDHLIQEEDKVFPKIKAYEEDQSQDTLNKVLETIDTLEQDHEEAGNLLKELRAVTDDYTLPEGACTTYTLMYLKLEELESDLFQHIHLENNILFLRLERANVHHK
- a CDS encoding VOC family protein, with the translated sequence MSHSLFSGIHYIRIPVVDLSESVSWYSECLQFNLKFNRGDLAVLSLEEGPLFVLVEADESSRGHFFKNGEPEFFVGLTTADIHRLYDYLVEQDVKVEPIQEDEGHQFFHFFDPSGNKLQVHN